The Numida meleagris isolate 19003 breed g44 Domestic line chromosome 12, NumMel1.0, whole genome shotgun sequence genome includes a window with the following:
- the SOX30 gene encoding transcription factor SOX-30 isoform X2, with amino-acid sequence MERGGGGGHGPGSDLDLCPQGPSGSEEARARFQEPHVKARELQQQDGGFLACPQGSKEAGGELRCSPAPWGGMEKTLCVKEDPEKCNGEEQEEVKVVEIRGVVKEPRPGVKADADEDSAPGRASHGPAHVSSDGSMARPSEGLGILPEDLKIPLVLRPLPPGTRIQVQGPLLPKLIQVSKGPVSQVPLKMQSLLEPSVKIETKNVPLTVLPSDSGWVYQPRPGKRKRYPLAVSAVFSSTTQNIITTNPVAVYPFPSPPFPVAMHSAQKNIGHPVCEAPSATRLPASSIQRPGPVNLFRPAIASSTPVAVPAPTLPLRPIIASQHFAEPTQREAHDISSGSYRFLKRPTPVFVELSSRNPSNATNSNDRFSVPSSELPKEYSGVSAYPRGVLLPQVTPLPHSHLCESPPIGQAANLFGVPPQLSFYHPYFVPGPHYFPSSTCPFSRPPFGCGNFSNSVPECLGFCGDGYQKQEMRFSALDRDYSFRGHPEGSVREDSRVCAHLEEVTSHSSHSEEGYISPISQLDAGALENDLPATPPSPSSIQLVNVTDSEDEEEKKVLQEL; translated from the exons AtggagcggggcgggggcggcggcCACGGCCCGGGTTCTGACCTCGACCTCTGCCCCCAGGGTCCCTCAGGCAGTGAGGAGGCCCGGGCGCGCTTCCAGGAGCCGCACGTTAAAGCCAgggagctccagcagcaggatggaggcTTTCTTGCCTGCCCTCAGGGCAGCAAAGAAGCGggaggggagctcaggtgctcCCCAGCTCCATGGGGGGGAATGGAGAAGACCCTCTGTGTGAAAGAGGATCCAGAAAAGTGCAACGGCGAAGAGCAGGAAGAGGTGAAGGTGGTGGAGATCAGGGGAGTTGTGAAGGAGCCCCGTCCAGGAGTGAAGGCGGATGCGGATGAGGACAGTGCCCCGGGCAGGGCCTCGCATGGGCCCGCACACGTCAGCAGCGATGGCAGCATGGCACGGCCCAGTGAGGGGCTAGGGATCCTCCCCGAAGACCTGAAGATCCCCCTGGTGCTTCGCCCTTTGCCACCTGGCACCCGCATACAGGTCCAAGGCCCTCTGCTGCCAAAGCTGATCCAGGTGTCTAAGGGGCCTGTGAGCCAAGTGCCTCTTAAAATGCAGTCCCTACTGGAGCCTTCTGTAAAAATTGAAACTAAAAACGTTCCCCTCACAGTACTGCCCTCCGATTCAG GTTGGGTTTATCAACCACGACCAGGCAAGAGGAAGCGTTATCCACTGGCTGtctctgctgtattttcaagCACTACCCAGAATATCATCACTACAAATCCAGTTGCTGTTTATCCCTTTCCATCGCCTCCATTCCCTGTTGCCATGCACAGTGCTCAGAAAAATATTGGACATCCAGTCT GTGAAGCTCCTTCTGCCACCCGGCTGCCAGCTTCTTCTATTCAACGTCCAGGTCCAGTTAATCTTTTCCGACCTGCTATTGCAAGCAGCACACCAGTAGCAGTTCCAGCTCCAACCCTGCCTCTGCGCCCTATAATTGCATCACAGCACTTTGCTGAGCCTACACAGAGAGAAGCTCATGACATATCATCTGGATCCTATCGCTTTCTGAAGAGACCAACACCAGTTTTTGTTGAGCTCTCCAGTAGAAACCCAAGTAACGCAACCAACAGTAATGACAGATTTTCTGTCCCTAGTAGCGAGCTCCCAAAGGAGTACTCAGGGGTTTCTGCCTATCCTAGAGGTGTACTTCTTCCCCAGGTTACCCCTCTTCCTCACTCGCATCTCTGTGAGAGTCCTCCCATCGGGCAGGCAGCCAATCTGTTTGGAGTACCtcctcagctttcattttaccACCCCTACTTTGTTCCTGGACCTCACTATTTCCCCTCAAG CACGTGCCCATTCAGCCGTCCCCCATTTGGCTGTGGGAATTTCTCCAACTCAGTGCCCGAATGCCTTGGCTTCTGCGGAGATGGCTACCAAAAGCAGGAGATGAGGTTTTCAGCTCTAGACAGAGATTACTCTTTCAGAGGACACCCAGAGGGAAGTGTACGTGAAGACTCACGTGTCTGTGCACACCTTGAAGAAGTGACCTCTCACAGCAGCCACAGTGAGGAG
- the SOX30 gene encoding transcription factor SOX-30 isoform X1, whose protein sequence is MERGGGGGHGPGSDLDLCPQGPSGSEEARARFQEPHVKARELQQQDGGFLACPQGSKEAGGELRCSPAPWGGMEKTLCVKEDPEKCNGEEQEEVKVVEIRGVVKEPRPGVKADADEDSAPGRASHGPAHVSSDGSMARPSEGLGILPEDLKIPLVLRPLPPGTRIQVQGPLLPKLIQVSKGPVSQVPLKMQSLLEPSVKIETKNVPLTVLPSDSGMPDTPFSKDKTGHVKRPMNAFMVWARIHRPALAKANPNANNAEISVQLGLEWSKLTEEQKQPYYDEARKIKQRHREEFPGWVYQPRPGKRKRYPLAVSAVFSSTTQNIITTNPVAVYPFPSPPFPVAMHSAQKNIGHPVCEAPSATRLPASSIQRPGPVNLFRPAIASSTPVAVPAPTLPLRPIIASQHFAEPTQREAHDISSGSYRFLKRPTPVFVELSSRNPSNATNSNDRFSVPSSELPKEYSGVSAYPRGVLLPQVTPLPHSHLCESPPIGQAANLFGVPPQLSFYHPYFVPGPHYFPSSTCPFSRPPFGCGNFSNSVPECLGFCGDGYQKQEMRFSALDRDYSFRGHPEGSVREDSRVCAHLEEVTSHSSHSEEGYISPISQLDAGALENDLPATPPSPSSIQLVNVTDSEDEEEKKVLQEL, encoded by the exons AtggagcggggcgggggcggcggcCACGGCCCGGGTTCTGACCTCGACCTCTGCCCCCAGGGTCCCTCAGGCAGTGAGGAGGCCCGGGCGCGCTTCCAGGAGCCGCACGTTAAAGCCAgggagctccagcagcaggatggaggcTTTCTTGCCTGCCCTCAGGGCAGCAAAGAAGCGggaggggagctcaggtgctcCCCAGCTCCATGGGGGGGAATGGAGAAGACCCTCTGTGTGAAAGAGGATCCAGAAAAGTGCAACGGCGAAGAGCAGGAAGAGGTGAAGGTGGTGGAGATCAGGGGAGTTGTGAAGGAGCCCCGTCCAGGAGTGAAGGCGGATGCGGATGAGGACAGTGCCCCGGGCAGGGCCTCGCATGGGCCCGCACACGTCAGCAGCGATGGCAGCATGGCACGGCCCAGTGAGGGGCTAGGGATCCTCCCCGAAGACCTGAAGATCCCCCTGGTGCTTCGCCCTTTGCCACCTGGCACCCGCATACAGGTCCAAGGCCCTCTGCTGCCAAAGCTGATCCAGGTGTCTAAGGGGCCTGTGAGCCAAGTGCCTCTTAAAATGCAGTCCCTACTGGAGCCTTCTGTAAAAATTGAAACTAAAAACGTTCCCCTCACAGTACTGCCCTCCGATTCAG GTATGCCAGATACTCCATTCAGCAAGGACAAAACTGGCCATGTAAAGCGTCCAATGAATGCGTTTATGGTGTGGGCTAGGATTCACCGACCTGCCTTAGCTAAAGCTAACCCAAATGCCAATAATGCTGAAATCAGTGTTCAGCTGGGGCTGGAGTGGAGTAAACTGactgaagagcagaaacagCCCTATTACGATGAAGCTcggaaaataaaacaaaggcaCAGAGAGGAATTTCCTG GTTGGGTTTATCAACCACGACCAGGCAAGAGGAAGCGTTATCCACTGGCTGtctctgctgtattttcaagCACTACCCAGAATATCATCACTACAAATCCAGTTGCTGTTTATCCCTTTCCATCGCCTCCATTCCCTGTTGCCATGCACAGTGCTCAGAAAAATATTGGACATCCAGTCT GTGAAGCTCCTTCTGCCACCCGGCTGCCAGCTTCTTCTATTCAACGTCCAGGTCCAGTTAATCTTTTCCGACCTGCTATTGCAAGCAGCACACCAGTAGCAGTTCCAGCTCCAACCCTGCCTCTGCGCCCTATAATTGCATCACAGCACTTTGCTGAGCCTACACAGAGAGAAGCTCATGACATATCATCTGGATCCTATCGCTTTCTGAAGAGACCAACACCAGTTTTTGTTGAGCTCTCCAGTAGAAACCCAAGTAACGCAACCAACAGTAATGACAGATTTTCTGTCCCTAGTAGCGAGCTCCCAAAGGAGTACTCAGGGGTTTCTGCCTATCCTAGAGGTGTACTTCTTCCCCAGGTTACCCCTCTTCCTCACTCGCATCTCTGTGAGAGTCCTCCCATCGGGCAGGCAGCCAATCTGTTTGGAGTACCtcctcagctttcattttaccACCCCTACTTTGTTCCTGGACCTCACTATTTCCCCTCAAG CACGTGCCCATTCAGCCGTCCCCCATTTGGCTGTGGGAATTTCTCCAACTCAGTGCCCGAATGCCTTGGCTTCTGCGGAGATGGCTACCAAAAGCAGGAGATGAGGTTTTCAGCTCTAGACAGAGATTACTCTTTCAGAGGACACCCAGAGGGAAGTGTACGTGAAGACTCACGTGTCTGTGCACACCTTGAAGAAGTGACCTCTCACAGCAGCCACAGTGAGGAG